A stretch of the Lolium perenne isolate Kyuss_39 chromosome 3, Kyuss_2.0, whole genome shotgun sequence genome encodes the following:
- the LOC127339815 gene encoding heat shock cognate 70 kDa protein 2-like codes for MTDGQQGSAAIGIDLGTAWSCVGVYRHGRVEIITNEHGGRMTPSYVAFTDTERLVGDAAKNQAARNSTNTIFGTKRLIGRRFSDASVQADMKLWPFKVMAGRGDKPMVAANYKRKQKLLAPEEIASMLLAKMKGDAKAYLGAPVTNAVVTVPVSFDILQRRATKDALAIAGLNVIGVIHEPVAAAVAYGLHESTETKNVLVFDVGGGTTSVALLAISAGKITVRATAGDPHLGGEDFDRRMVEHLVEQFKTECKKDASGSARALVRLRVACEHAKRTLSSATWAPIEIDCLLDGIDFRTAVTRDQFEDLNMDLFCKCMEPVKKCLGDAKVERSDVHEVVLVGGSTRIPRLRRMLQDLFDGRELRKDINLEEAVARGAAILADMASRVPGSDLLNLFLLDTTPHSLGVEAAGGAMAVIVPRNTAIPIRREQNISIQSHHKRSVVLSVFEGENGTARDNSLLGELKLSAGDGAKRQISVRFDIDADGVLTVYATDNAAKRMRQMKFMDKGQLSKNEIKRMTEEAAEYMAEDAGNRERVKANNLLEEYLYKKRRAIEVERRKAEDALSAVELMIQQVHSDQVSSARKFLDDLDRLKLESSTTAGKQVGA; via the exons ATGACGGATGGTCAGCAGGGCTCTGCAGCGATAGGCATCGACCTCGGGACGGCGTGGTCGTGCGTCGGCGTGTACCGGCACGGCCGCGTGGAGATCATAACCAACGAACATGGCGGCCGGATGACGCCGTCATACGTGGCATTTACCGACACGGAGAGGCTCGTCGGCGACGCGGCCAAGAACCAGGCCGCCCGGAACTCCACCAACACCATCTTCG GTACGAAGCGCCTGATTGGAAGGAGATTCAGCGACGCGTCCGTGCAGGCCGACATGAAGCTCTGGCCGTTCAAGGTCATGGCTGGCCGAGGCGACAAGCCAATGGTCGCGGCGAACTACAAGCGCAAGCAGAAGCTTCTCGCCCCGGAGGAGATCGCGTCGATGCTGCTCGCAAAGATGAAGGGGGACGCTAAGGCCTACCTCGGCGCGCCAGTTACCAACGCCGTGGTTACGGTGCCCGTGTCGTTCGATATCCTCCAGCGCCGCGCTACCAAGGACGCCCTCGCCATCGCGGGGCTCAACGTCATCGGCGTCATCCATGAGCCCGTGGCCGCGGCCGTGGCCTATGGCCTCCACGAAAGCACGGAGACGAAAAACGTGCTCGTCTTCGATGTCGGGGGTGGTACCACTAGCGTCGCACTCCTAGCGATCTCTGCGGGCAAGATCACCGTCAGGGCTACCGCCGGCGATCCCCACCTCGGCGGCGAGGATTTCGACAGGCGTATGGTCGAGCACTTGGTGGAGCAGTTCAAGACAGAGTGCAAGAAAGATGCCAGTGGCAGCGCCAGGGCTCTGGTAAGGCTGAGGGTGGCCTGCGAGCATGCGAAGAGGACGCTCTCGTCGGCGACGTGGGCTCCCATCGAGATCGACTGTTTGCTCGACGGCATCGACTTCCGCACGGCCGTCACCCGCGACCAGTTCGAGGACCTGAACATGGACCTGTTCTGCAAGTGCATGGAGCCCGTCAAGAAGTGCCTCGGCGACGCCAAGGTTGAGAGGAGCGACGTGCACGAGGTCGTGCTCGTCGGCGGGTCCACCCGAATACCCCGCCTGCGGCGTATGCTGCAGGACCTGTTTGATGGCAGAGAGCTCCGCAAGGACATCAATCTCGAAGAGGCGGTGGCTCGAGGAGCTGCCATCCTCGCTGACATGGCGAGCCGCGTGCCCGGCAGCGACTTGCTGAACCTGTTCCTGCTAGACACCACGCCGCACTCGCTCGGCGTCGAGGCGGCCGGCGGTGCAATGGCAGTGATCGTCCCGAGGAACACTGCCATTCCCATCCGCAGGGAGCAGAACATTTCAATCCAGTCCCATCACAAGAGAAGCGTCGTCTTGTCGGTGTTTGAAGGGGAGAATGGCACTGCAAGGGACAACAGCTTGCTCGGAGAGCTCAAGCTTTCGGCTGGAGATGGAGCCAAGCGCCAGATTTCAGTGCGCTTCGACATCGATGCTGACGGCGTCCTGACGGTGTATGCGACGGACAATGCGGCCAAGCGTATGCGCCAGATGAAGTTCATGGACAAAGGTCAGCTGAGCAAGAACGAGATCAAGCGGATGACCGAGGAGGCAGCGGAGTACATGGCAGAGGATGCGGGGAATAGGGAGAGGGTCAAGGCAAATAATTTGCTCGAAGAATACTTGTACAAGAAGCGCCGTGCCATCGAGGTTGAGCGGAGGAAGGCTGAAGATGCTCTTTCCGCCGTGGAACTGATGATTCAGCAGGTGCACAGCGACCAGGTCTCAAGCGCCAGAAAGTTCCTAGACGATTTGGATAGGCTCAAGCTAGAGAGTAGCACCACTGCTGGTAAGCAGGTTGGTGCGTAA
- the LOC127343405 gene encoding uncharacterized protein has protein sequence MAATADPRAKPSATQPRHLKPPAPPRGHHVPSLPAVSGTAGASRDRRRSSTSHRRGGANDEPYEGGLEDLRAKLMGHLHDAADRLRLPPAKTQRPPEPEAPPPLPPPTDAAAAMPWTLRERRRRPTARGSTASSPTTPWSAATSADDYVRAPFAVALEAEEIEDDVYALTGARPRRRPRKRPRTVQRQLDSLFPGMWLTEITADAYRVPDD, from the exons atggcggccacggcggatcCGAGGGCGAAGccgtcggccacgcagccgcgcCACCTCAAGCCGCCAGCTCCGCCTCGTGGCCACCACGTGCCTTCCCTGCCGGCCGTCTCCGGAACCGCGGGCGCAAGCCGCGATCGGCGCCGCTCCTCGACGTCCCACCGACGCGGTGGGGCCAACGACGAGCCTTACGAGGGCGGGCTGGAGGATCTCCGGGCTAAGCTCATGGGCCACCTCCACGACGCGGCCGACCGCCTTCGCCTGCCCCCTGCCAAGACCCAGCGACCGCCGGAGCCCGAGGCTCCTCCACCGCTACCACCACCAACGGACGCCGCCGCGGCCATGCCGTGGACCCTCAGGGAGCGGAGGCGTCGTCCAACAGCCCGCGGCAGCACGGCTTCGTCGCCCACCAcgccgtggtcggcggctacgtctgCGGACGACTACGTGCGCGCTCCGTTCGCCGTGGCGCTGGAGGCGGAGGAGATCGAGGACGACGTCTACGCCCTCACCGGCGCCCGGCCACGGCGGCGGCCTCGGAAGCGGCCGCGCACCGTGCAGCGACAGCTCGAT TCGCTCTTCCCGGGGATGTGGCTCACCGAGATCACCGCCGACGCCTACCGGGTCCCCGACGACTAG